One window of Trichomycterus rosablanca isolate fTriRos1 chromosome 2, fTriRos1.hap1, whole genome shotgun sequence genomic DNA carries:
- the LOC134335660 gene encoding zinc finger protein 501-like produces the protein MEAADVGNVAPVDLQIVIKKEEDEDEGYLYGGTFNSGEHCNPEGGHAAPVDQQPEGFIRKIIKEEDPEDDDDKLDDDFCCYLCPFSCSAQIYLYKHMKSCHNGKNETLIKSEEDEGKNPSDQQTSSDPLSMSTSHQHKQKEFNCSDCGRSFRWQSALKIHQRIHTGERPYCCSQCGKSFNKPDHLKLHQYIHTGEKPYCCSQCGKCFNHHTHLRNHQRIHTGEKPYCCTECGKTFAQQCQLKSHQLIHTGERPYCCTECGKAFMQQCQLKKHQRIHTGERPYQCSECKKCFSRMCHLKTHQLTHTEEKPFSCSLCGKGFNRHNRLKIHQRTHTGEKPFSCTQCGKSFNQQYHLKLHERIHTGEKPFFCSVCGKSFNQPNCLKVHQRIHTGEKPFFCTQCGRCFSDGSAFKRHQRMHTREKLYQCSQCGETFKHLTYFQVHQRIHTGEKTYCCSQCGRCFMYQSRLKRHQHIHTREKQHLDCAK, from the exons ATGGAAGCAGCAGATGTTGGAAATGTTGCTCCTGTGGATTTACAGATTgtaataaaaaaggaagaagatgaagatgaaggtTACCTCT ATGGAGGAACATTCAACTCTGGGGAACACTGTAACCCTGAGGGGGGACACGCTGCTCCAGTGGACCAACAGCCTGAAGGTTTTATTAGAAAGATTATAAAAGAAGAAGATCCTGAAGACGATGATGACA AACTGGACGACGACTTCTGCTGCTACTTGTGTCCATTTTCCTGTTCGGCCCAGATTTATCTCTACAAGCACATGAAGAGTTGTCACAACGGCAAAAACGAGACGCTTATTAAATCTGAAGAGGATGAAGGTAAAAATCCCAGTGATCAGCAAACCTCCTCTGATCCTCTCAGCATGAGCACTTCTCATCAACACAAGCAGAAAGAATTTAACTGCTCAGATTGTGGAAGGAGCTTTAGGTGGCAGAGTGcgctcaaaatccaccagcgcattcacaccggagaaagACCGTActgctgctcacagtgtggaaagtcCTTTAATAAACCAGATCATCTCAAACTTCACCagtacattcacactggagagaaaccgtattgctgctcacagtgtggaaagtgtTTCAATCATCACACTCATCTCAGaaatcaccagcgcattcacactggagaaaaaccttaTTGCTGTACAGAGTGTGGGAAAACGTTTGCTCAACAATGTCAACTAAAATCACACCAactcattcacactggagagagaccGTATTGCTGTACAGAGTGTGGTAAAGCATTTATGCAACAGTGTCaactgaaaaaacaccagcgcattcacacgggagagagaccgtatcagtgctcggaGTGCAAGAAATGTTTCTCTCGAATGTGTCATCTTAAAACGCACCAGCTCACTCACACCGAAGAGAAACCGTTTTCCTGCTCACTATGTGGGAAGGGTTTCAATCGACATAATcgccttaaaatacaccagcgcactcacaccggagagaaaccgttttCATgcacacagtgtggaaagagttttaatcagcaATATCATCTTAAACTTCAcgagcgcattcacaccggagagaaaccgtttttctgctcagtgtgtggaaagagttttaatcagccTAATTGCCTTAAagttcaccagcgcattcacactggagagaaaccgttttTCTGCACGCAGTGCGGGAGGTGTTTTAGCGATGGGAGTGCTTTTAAAAGGCACCAGCGCATGCACACCAGAGAGAAGCTGTATCAGTGCTCGCAGTGCGGGGAGACTTTTAAACATCTTACTTACTTTCAagtgcaccagcgcattcacaccggagaaaaaacatattgctgctcacagtgtgggaggtgTTTTATGTACCAGAGTCGTCTTAAAaggcaccagcacattcacactagAGAGAAACAGCATCTGGATTGTGCCAAATGA
- the LOC134302625 gene encoding zinc finger protein OZF-like has translation MEAADVGNVAPVDLHIITIKKEEDEDEGYLLTNDDFCCYLCPFSCSAQIYLYKHMKSCHSGKNETLIKSEEDESKNPSDTIQTSSDPLSMSTSHQQQHNCSYCGQSFRWLSDLKVHQNIHTGYKPYCCSQCGKSFQKHNLLKLHLRIHTGERPYCCSQCGKSFIRDSHLKIHQRIHTGEKPYQCSECKKCFYRQCHLKTHQLIHTGEKLFSCSQCGKGFIQHSRLKIHQRIHTGEKSFFCSQCGKSFIHYYQLKCHQHIHTGEKPYCCLQCGKSFLKQSFLNIHLRIHTGERPYCCLQCGKSFIRDSYLKIHQRIHTGERPYCCSQCGKSFIRDSHLKIHQRIHTGERPYQCSECKKCFYRQCHLKTHQLIHTGEKSFSCSQCGKSFSQQYHLKIHQRIHTGEKPFFCTQCGRCFSDGSAFKRHQRMHAREKLYQCSQCGESFKHLTYFQVHQRIHTGEKTYCCSQCGKCFMFQSRLKRHQHIHTREKQHLDCAK, from the exons ATGGAAGCAGCAGATGTTGGAAATGTTGCTCCTGTGGATTTACACATTATAACCATAAAGaaggaagaagatgaagatgaaggtTACCTCT tAACGAACGATGATTTCTGCTGCTACTTGTGTCCATTTTCCTGTTCGGCCCAGATTTATCTCTACAAGCACATGAAGAGTTGTCACAGCGGCAAAAACGAGACGCTTATTAAATCTGAAGAGGATGAAAGTAAAAATCCGAGTGATACTATTCAAACCTCCTCTGATCCTCTCAGCATGAGCACTTCTCATCAACAACAGCACAACTGCTCGTACTGTGGTCAGAGCTTCAGGTGGCTGAGTGATCTGAAAGTCCACCAGAACATTCACACCGGATACAAACCGTActgctgctcacagtgtggaaagtcTTTCCAAAAACACAATCTTTTAAAACTTCAcctgcgcattcacacaggagagaggccgtattgctgctcacagtgtgggaagtcTTTTATTCGAGATTCTCATCTCAaaattcaccagcgcattcacaccggagagaaaccgtaccagTGCTCGGAGTGTAAGAAATGCTTCTATCGACAGTGTCACCTTAAAACACACCAGctcattcacaccggagagaaactgTTCTCTTGCTCTCAGTGTGGGAAGGGTTTCATTCAACATAGTCGTcttaaaatccaccagcgcattcacaccggagagaaatcctttttctgctcacagtgtgggaagagttttattcattattatcagCTTAAAtgtcaccagcacattcacaccggagagaaaccgtactgctgcttacagtgtgggaagtcTTTCCTAAAacagagttttttaaacattcacctgcgcattcacactggagagagaccGTATTgctgcttacagtgtggaaagtcCTTTATTCGAGATTCTTATCTCAAgattcaccagcgcattcacacaggagagagaccgtattgctgctcacagtgtggcAAGTCTTTTATTCGAGATTCTCATCTCAaaattcaccagcgcattcacacaggagagaggcCGTATCAGTGCTCGGAGTGTAAGAAATGTTTCTATCGACAGTGTCATCTTAAAACGCACCAGctcattcacaccggagagaaatcCTTttcctgctcacagtgtgggaagagtttcagTCAACAATATcaccttaaaatacaccagcgcattcacactggagagaaaccgttttTCTGCACGCAGTGCGGGAGGTGTTTCAGCGATGGGAGTGCTTTTAAAAGGCACCAGCGCATGCACGCCAGAGAGAAGCTGTATCAGTGCTCGCAGTGCGGAGAGAGTTTTAAACATCTTACTTATTTTCAagtgcaccagcgcattcacactggagaaaaaacatactgctgctcacagtgtgggaagtgtTTTATGTTCCAGAGTCGTCTTAAAaggcaccagcacattcacactagAGAGAAACAGCATCTGGATTGTGCCAAATGA